A genomic segment from Bacillus rossius redtenbacheri isolate Brsri chromosome 5, Brsri_v3, whole genome shotgun sequence encodes:
- the LOC134532245 gene encoding uncharacterized protein LOC134532245, giving the protein MAYSSVQQTHNQQNQNCCVECDMKFDTEKSLNVHLQYHQKNLMNKWGGKPNVGGDESNNNSHKTGNNNARVRTGDFSSPVMAPADSSDSMVKTELQTSGAPGRPSSSSSTTYSRGSPPASTSFTYPPTPGSYSSAPSPYQPENHRFSPAGAHQQPGYSYQSANRTEHTPPPMMPLNSVQNNFQGLVGSSLSFSAPEQSRHPVDENAHFFHSGQPIKEEPGYIFGSGNDFPMLSPNVRSSTPSSVLSTTPSSTSMTPTSSSLRYHPYQNIAVSHNSQQNSYIQSNLSRDLVTTSRYAPSPSQNSLQCEKCGFQCSSSSVLLDHINIAHRAVPMLGNHQVFMQQQNHGLFSHRHDASVSLQSQHHLQRNSQETMQGMFADFRDPGGTNNNRIAGNQPKVEDETPAEILDLDSHKVHVYQPPPEEEEALRAAAEVEEDGRSSNQNPHSVSAMLWGNGASPSNLHRSYRPMNVSQTPEFGSVPTSLTPPTPVTSDVTVPQPTTYQPHRTYLQNPDDIHNNPNMPRVSPTHQAMITSTQLPHTNAVSSTLPSSNTPVQTQSQQKGSKGDASWKSNEARRPKTYNCSACNKWFTSSGHLKRHYNTTLHKNAVKQSGAPDPAAVPVSQHHHPSRELSGGSGPIMHRITPVPGGTGDSSSPAPSLGGEDSSRSDDAGQTNNSFGRMTPQQPASSSMLSSSNSQIPESPPNRLAGPSAEISGGLQFLSTYNSTQEVSSVRSSLEALPPHVTPQHLMLNTVSPPVQSLVPQSALGSHLIHHPIPQQPRHLNPSMTAFPNGLPPHVSTTQTQISTNQHHLTTSIGSQAGSPALANVAGIDDVPNHLLLGNNAGAMTGFFPSSTPSYPLPSFSQLHQNHLFSSNSGNTLTLLQGFNGMSQYHHPASGYHLVSTLENVGGLSLSPNSQILMDIHSLSNAENSINYLGLEDSELDLKSEDMDSKISSTEKHMNGLSDSNASVGDNISILSPIGTPDYPTSTTEDLEQDVIKLSFNNDDHKHSSAVDRESGRKVNDCAYVSSVSNSTLPKCVACDKVFNKACYLTQHNKSFHSGHKPFKCPRCGKRFDSEVMYQEHQGKHAGDKPFKCEICPKQFNHKTDLRRHLCLHTGEKPYSCDTCGKGFIRKDHMLKHTETHRKKTYNNNNNFKNKNITHDELSSQIVTSNDMELEQLAISAARILEELPQVLRQVTTFLLFLLPVLQTFFRRSVMDAINYLLAIHIQSSCTPYIMICIDCEILENLLK; this is encoded by the coding sequence ATGGCATATAGTAGTGTCCAACAGACGCACAATCAGCAGAATCAAAATTGTTGCGTAGAATGTGACATGAAATTTGATACTGAGAAGTCCCTGAATGTTCATTTGCAATATCACCAAAAGAACTTGATGAACAAGTGGGGAGGTAAACCAAACGTTGGTGGTGACGAGTCGAACAACAATAGCCACAAGACTGGCAATAACAATGCTAGAGTGCGGACTGGTGATTTTAGTAGCCCAGTTATGGCGCCCGCCGATTCAAGTGACAGCATGGTGAAAACGGAACTGCAGACATCTGGAGCCCCCGGCCGGCCGTCGTCGTCCTCGTCGACGACCTACAGCCGGGGAAGTCCTCCAGCCTCTACGTCGTTCACGTATCCACCGACTCCGGGCAGCTACAGCAGTGCACCATCCCCATACCAGCCCGAGAACCACAGGTTCTCGCCGGCCGGCGCTCACCAGCAACCTGGCTACAGCTACCAGAGTGCAAACAGGACCGAACATACACCACCACCCATGATGCCACTGAACTCGGTTCAAAATAACTTTCAGGGTCTTGTTGGATCCTCTTTGAGTTTTAGCGCACCGGAACAATCTCGACATCCAGTGGATGAGAACGCTCATTTTTTCCACAGTGGTCAACCTATCAAAGAAGAACCTGGCTATATTTTTGGCAGTGGAAATGATTTCCCAATGTTGTCCCCAAATGTAAGATCTTCCACGCCAAGTTCAGTGCTAAGTACAACACCCTCTTCAACTTCCATGACCCCAACTTCCTCATCATTACGTTACCATCCATACCAGAACATTGCAGTTAGCCACAATAGCCAACAGAATTCCTACATCCAAAGTAATCTTAGCAGAGATTTAGTAACTACATCACGGTATGCTCCGTCTCCTTCACAGAACTCTTTGCAGTGCGAAAAATGTGGGTTTCAGTGTAGTTCTAGCTCTGTGCTCTTGGACCACATAAATATAGCACATAGAGCAGTGCCCATGTTGGGTAACCACCAGGTGTTCATGCAGCAGCAAAATCATGGACTGTTTAGTCATCGCCATGACGCGAGTGTATCTCTTCAGTCTCAGCATCATTTACAGCGGAATAGTCAAGAAACAATGCAAGGTATGTTTGCTGACTTCAGAGATCCTGGGGGAACCAACAACAATAGAATTGCAGGTAACCAACCGAAAGTTGAAGACGAAACACCTGCAGAGATATTGGACCTAGACTCTCATAAAGTTCATGTTTATCAGCCACCACCTGAAGAGGAGGAAGCCCTAAGAGCTGCAGCTGAAGTTGAAGAGGATGGAAGGAGCTCGAATCAAAATCCCCATTCAGTATCTGCAATGTTGTGGGGTAATGGTGCTTCACCTTCAAACCTTCACAGATCATATCGGCCAATGAATGTTTCGCAGACTCCAGAATTTGGCAGTGTTCCTACATCCTTGACTCCTCCAACACCAGTAACTTCTGATGTAACAGTTCCTCAGCCTACAACATATCAGCCACATCGAACATATCTTCAAAATCCTGATGATATCCACAACAATCCAAATATGCCTAGGGTTTCACCTACTCATCAAGCGATGATCACCTCTACTCAGTTGCCTCACACAAATGCTGTGTCTTCTACTCTTCCATCATCAAATACTCCAGTGCAAACTCAAAGTCAACAAAAAGGTTCTAAAGGTGATGCTTCCTGGAAGTCCAATGAAGCACGGCGGCCTAAAACTTACAATTGCTCGGCATGCAACAAATGGTTTACTAGTTCAGGTCACCTTAAAAGACACTACAACACGACATTACACAAAAATGCTGTGAAGCAAAGTGGTGCTCCGGATCCTGCGGCAGTCCCAGTCAGCCAACACCATCATCCTAGTAGGGAGCTGAGTGGCGGAAGTGGGCCAATAATGCACCGCATAACTCCTGTTCCAGGAGGTACTGGAGATTCTTCCAGTCCAGCTCCTAGCCTAGGGGGTGAAGATTCATCAAGAAGTGATGATGCTGGACAAACAAATAATTCTTTTGGGCGCATGACTCCTCAACAGCCTGCTAGTAGCAGTATGTTGTCTTCTTCCAATAGTCAGATACCAGAGAGTCCCCCAAACCGGTTGGCAGGTCCCTCGGCGGAGATTTCGGGGGGCCTGCAGTTCCTCTCCACTTACAACAGCACCCAGGAGGTCAGTTCCGTCCGTTCTTCCTTGGAGGCATTACCTCCGCATGTAACCCCTCAGCACCTTATGCTGAATACAGTTTCGCCCCCTGTGCAGTCCCTGGTTCCCCAATCAGCCCTAGGTTCGCACCTCATCCACCACCCCATTCCCCAACAACCACGCCACCTCAACCCCTCCATGACGGCTTTCCCAAACGGTCTGCCCCCCCACGTTTCTACTACCCAAACCCAAATTTCTACCAACCAACACCATCTCACAACTTCTATTGGTAGTCAGGCTGGTAGTCCTGCTCTGGCCAATGTGGCTGGCATTGATGATGTACCAAATCATCTATTGTTGGGCAACAATGCCGGTGCAATGACCGGCTTCTTTCCATCTTCGACACCCAGTTATCCATTGCCAAGTTTCTCTCAGCTTCATCAGAACCACTTGTTCAGCAGTAACAGTGGGAACACGCTGACTCTGCTGCAAGGATTCAATGGGATGTCGCAGTACCATCACCCAGCTTCTGGCTATCACTTGGTGAGTACTCTTGAAAACGTGGGGGGGCTAAGTCTTAGTCCAAACAGTCAAATTTTAATGGACATACATTCCTTATCAAATGCTGaaaatagtattaattatttaggttTGGAAGACAGTGAGTTAGACTTGAAATCAGAAGATATGGATAGCAAAATCAGCTCGACGGAAAAACATATGAATGGTTTGTCTGATTCTAATGCCAGTGTAGGTGATAACATATCAATTCTTTCCCCCATAGGAACACCAGATTATCCTACCTCGACCACAGAGGATCTTGAACAGGATGTTATAAAGCTTTCCTTTAACAATGATGATCACAAACATTCTTCTGCAGTCGATAGAGAAAGTGGCCGCAAGGTAAATGATTGTGCTTATGTGTCATCAGTTTCTAACAGCACGTTACCAAAGTGTGTTGCCTGTGACAAAGTGTTTAACAAAGCATGCTACCTGACACAACACAACAAGAGTTTTCATTCTGGTCACAAGCCGTTTAAGTGTCCCCGCTGTGGCAAACGCTTTGACTCTGAGGTTATGTACCAGGAACATCAAGGGAAACACGCGGGAGATAAGCCTTTTAAGTGTGAAATATGCCCCAAACAATTTAATCACAAGACTGACCTTCGTAGGCATCTGTGTTTGCATACTGGTGAAAAGCCTTATTCTTGTGACACGTGTGGTAAGGGTTTCATAAGGAAAGATCACATGCTGAAACACAcagaaacacacagaaaaaagacttacaacaataacaacaacttCAAGAATAAGAATATTACACACGATGAACTATCTTCACAAATAGTGACATCAAATGATATGGAACTGGAGCAACTAGCAATTTCCG